Within Paenibacillus sabinae T27, the genomic segment TTTCCGCTCACTCCACGTATCCTTTAAGACATAGGCAAAAAATTGATAGAATCCAAACAGAAGGAGCAGGGCCAGGAATGCCCCGTATAACCCCCATTTTCTTCGTTTTCTCATCGCTTCAGCAGGTCCTCGAACGCTTCCTGCGCCTTTCGGCGGATCTCCTCTTCGTCAAGGGTCAGGCACTTTCCGTGCTGCACAACCTGCTTGCCGTCGACCCATACATGCTCCACATCCTTGGCGCTGGCCGAGTATACGGAGTGTGATATAAGATCCGTATGCGGCAGCAGATGCGGCTGGTCGATATCGATCGCAATAAAATCGGCCTTCATCCCCGGAGCCAGACGGCCCACTTGATTCAGGAACACCGACTTCGCGCCATACTCCGTTCCCATGAGCAGCGCTTCAGCGGCCGGAACCGCGGTCGGATCGCCGGAGACCCCTTTGTGGATCAGCGCGGCCAGGCGCATTTCTTCGAACATGTCCAGGTTGTTGTTGCTTGCCGGGCCGTCCGTTCCAAGCGATACGGTTACACCGGCCTTCAGCAGCTCGGGCACCCGCGCCACGCCGCTGGCCAGCTTCAGATTGCTGCCCGGATTATGGGCAACTCCAACCTGATGACGGGCCAAAATCTCAATCTCCTCGTCCGTCAGATGCACGCCATGCGCCACGAGCGACGGGCGGGTGAATACGCCGAGCTTCTCCAGATGGGCGACCGGTCTCAGTCCGTAATCCGTTACGTTCTGCTCCACTTCCCGCCGTGTTTCGGACATATGCGTATGAATAGGCAGATCCAGATCATGGGCCGCCTGAACGAATTTCTCGATATAATCGGGAGGGCACGTATATGGCGAATGCGGCGACATCATGGCCGTAATTCTGCCGTTTGCTTTGCCATGCCATTCTTTTGCAAAAGCAACCGCTTCGGCAAGCTTCTGATCCTGCACTTCGGGCGGACACAGCCCGATAACGCCCCGCATCAGGACTGCGCGAATTCCGGAAGCTTCCGTCACCTCGGCCACACGGCCCATATGATCGTACATATCTAGGAAGGTCGTTGTTCCTCCCTTCAGCATTTCCAATACCGACAGGGCGGTTCCCCAGTACACGTCGTCACCGGTGAATTTTCCCTCCATCGGCCACATCTTCTCCTGAAGCCAGACCTGAAGCGCCAGATCATCTCCGTAGCCGCGCAAGAGGGACATCGCCGCATGTCCATGCGTGTTGACAAGCCCGGGCAGGAACAGTAGACGGCTGCCGTCAAAAGACGGAATGTCTTCCTCCAGCACAGGCGGTTCTTCCCCTATGTAAGTGATAAGATCGTTATCGATAACCATATAGCCATCGATCACAGGCTTATCTGAGCCGGGCACGGCAAATTTGCCGCCGCGGATGATCCATTTATTGCCCATCTGCTTCTTCTTCCTTTCCTTCATGAAGATAATACGCCAAGCTTTGCAGATCGGTAGTAAAGTCTGCCGCGTGCACCCGAACCTCTGACGGCGTCTTAAGAATGACCGGCGCGAAGTTTAGAATCGCTTCAATCCCGGATTCGATTAGTATATCCGCGACATTCTGCGCCTCCTGATCGGGTACGGTAATGATTCCGATACGGATGCCCTGATCCCGGACGGTTTGGGCAAGCTCTTCCATCGGCTGAACAGTCAGCGTATTGATTTTGGTGCCGACCTTCGGCGGATAGGAATCAAAGACGGCCGTTATTTTCATTGTATCTTTTAAATAGATGTTGTAATTGGATAACGCATGGCCCAGGTTACCGGCTCCGACCAAAGCAACGTTGATCGGCTGATCCAGCTTCAGGATATGACGGATTTTCTCGATCAGGTACGGAACGTCGTAGCCGATGCCTTTTCTTCCAAAGTCTCCGAAATAGGCCAAATCCTTACGAATTTGCGCCGGGTTGAGGTCGAGCCGCTGTCCCAGCTCTTGAGAAGAAACAGTAGCGATTTCTCGTCTGTGAAGCTCGTTCAAAAACCGCAGATACACAGGCAATCTGCGGACGACGGCCTCCGATATTTTGTCCGATTTCATGAGTTCTCCTCCTACATTGTAATAGGACCCTCCCAAACCCTCCCTAATAGGGAGGGCCCCAAGGGCTGCCGCCCTCTGGACACCCGCTAAAGGCAATTAGCGTTTGGCGGAAGTTAGGCGGGACCTTGATCAAACGGTGAAGGATCGCTTTTCGTCCCTAACGGGACACGCTTGACGATTGGCGGGATCTACTTACAAAAGACCCCAAAGGATAAAAGTCGTTAGACCGGCCTATGTTGTACAATGGCCGATCCGTTTCAAAAGCGGTAAAGCTAAACCGAGTGATTGACCTATGTTGCACAATGGCCAATCCGTTTCAAAAGCGGTACTGATTAAACCCGATGATTGACCTATGTTGCACACGGCCACCCGAATTTAGGATGCTCCGTCATGCTGGAGCCATTCGGCGATTCGCGGAACCATCTGCTCTGTCGTCATATGCTCCATTTTCGGTCCGGGCAGCGAGTACAGGAAGTATTTTCCGTAATAAGATTCGATTACTCTGGTATCATATACGATAACTATTCCGCGATCCTGCGCGGTCCGGACGAGGCGGCCGAATCCTTGTTTGAAACGGATGACGGCCTGCGGGACCGACAGCTTCATGAACGGATTCTTCTTCTGCGCCTGCAGCAGCTCGGCTTTGGCCTCTGCAAGAGGGTGATTCGGCGGCTGAAACGGCAGCCTTACGATTGCAAGGCAGGTTAACGCGTCGCCGGGAATGTCCACCCCTTCCCAGAAGCTGCTCGTTCCAAGCAGAACAGAAGCGGAATTATCCTGGAAGCGGCGAAGCAGCTTGCTCCGGCTCCCTCCTTCGACCCCCTGGCCCAGCACGGTGATTTCCTCGGAAGCCAATGCTTCCTTGAGCGGGTCGAACACTTGGCGCAGCATCTTGTAGGATGTGAATAGCACCAGCATGCGTCCCTTCGTCGTAACCGCAGCCTCGGCCAAGGATTGAACGAGCATATCGACGAACCGAGCATCGCCAACGGTCCCTTTCACGCTGGGAAAATCCCGCGGTATAACCAGCAGCGCCTGATCCCGATACCGGAACGGAGATGGGAGCTGGATTGTGGACAGCCGTCCCTCCTCCTGAGCCTCGT encodes:
- a CDS encoding amidohydrolase — protein: MGNKWIIRGGKFAVPGSDKPVIDGYMVIDNDLITYIGEEPPVLEEDIPSFDGSRLLFLPGLVNTHGHAAMSLLRGYGDDLALQVWLQEKMWPMEGKFTGDDVYWGTALSVLEMLKGGTTTFLDMYDHMGRVAEVTEASGIRAVLMRGVIGLCPPEVQDQKLAEAVAFAKEWHGKANGRITAMMSPHSPYTCPPDYIEKFVQAAHDLDLPIHTHMSETRREVEQNVTDYGLRPVAHLEKLGVFTRPSLVAHGVHLTDEEIEILARHQVGVAHNPGSNLKLASGVARVPELLKAGVTVSLGTDGPASNNNLDMFEEMRLAALIHKGVSGDPTAVPAAEALLMGTEYGAKSVFLNQVGRLAPGMKADFIAIDIDQPHLLPHTDLISHSVYSASAKDVEHVWVDGKQVVQHGKCLTLDEEEIRRKAQEAFEDLLKR
- a CDS encoding redox-sensing transcriptional repressor Rex; translation: MKSDKISEAVVRRLPVYLRFLNELHRREIATVSSQELGQRLDLNPAQIRKDLAYFGDFGRKGIGYDVPYLIEKIRHILKLDQPINVALVGAGNLGHALSNYNIYLKDTMKITAVFDSYPPKVGTKINTLTVQPMEELAQTVRDQGIRIGIITVPDQEAQNVADILIESGIEAILNFAPVILKTPSEVRVHAADFTTDLQSLAYYLHEGKEEEADGQ